A window of Maioricimonas rarisocia genomic DNA:
AGGACAGCTGTCTGCTGGCGATTCAGGAACATGATTCGACCGTCTGGAAGTCAGCACGCAATATCGAAGCCCTGCGGGTTTCCGTCTACTCGGATCTGAATGCATACGACCTCCTGCGGCAGAAACGGCTCGTGGTGACGAAAGACGCCATGGATCGCCTGCGTGGCGTCGCCGGCTGATAACACTCCCGCGATCGCCTCGGGTAGCCTCGGAAGGGTTTGAGATGGCAGTTAAGAACACCGGAATTCAACTGGAGCCGCATCAGATCATTGTGCGGCCACTGGTCACCGAGAAGGGAACGCATCAGTCCGAACGGCTGAACGCGTACAGCTTCGAGGTGAACCCCAACGCCACCAAGTACGACATCCGTGCAGCCGTCGAAGCGCTGTGGGACGTGCGGGTGGTGGACGTTCGGACGCAGAACCGCAAGGGCAAGCCGCGACGTCACAAGATGAGCATCGGGTACACCCGGGACTGGAAGAAGGCCATCGTCCAGCTCCACGACGAAGACCGGATTTCGTTCTTCTGATCGACTCCCACGTGCCCATCGCGGTCATTACGGAATAGCAGGTTACAACCATGGGTGTGAGACACTACAAGCCGACCAGCGCCGGCCGACGGGGTGCCTCCGTGAGCGATTTCGCGGAGATCACCGATCGCAAGAAGCGGCCCGAAAAGTCGCTCACTAAGCGCCTCACCCGCAAGGGCGGTCGGAATAACCAGGGCAAGATCACCGTCCGTCACCGCGGCGGTGGACACCGGAAGCTGTACCGCGTCATCGACTTCAAGCGTGACAAGGACGGCATCGCGGCGAAGGTCACGTACGTCGAGTACGACCCCAACCGCTCCGCCCGCATCGCCCTGCTCGAATACGAAGACGGCGACAAGCGTTACATCCTGGCCCCCAATGGCCTGAAGGCCGGGGACACGATCGAAAGCGGCGAAGGAGCCGAGCCGAAAGTCGGTAACTGCCTTCCGCTCGCCAAGATCCCGCCGGGAACCGAGATTCACAACATTGAGATGCAGCCCGGTCGGGGTGGCCAGCTCTGCCGCAGTGCAGGCACCGCCGCCGTGATCAACGCCCGCGAAAAGCAGTGGGCCCAGATCACCCTGCCGTCCGGAGAAGTCCGTCGTCTGCCCAGCAGTTGCCGGGCGACCATCGGGCAGATCGGCAACACCGATCACTCGAAGATTGTCCTGGGGAAGGCCGGCCGCAAGCGTTGGAAGGGGCGTCGCCCCCACGTTCGCGGTACCGCGATGAATCCGGTCGCCCACCCGATGGGTGGTGGTGAAGGCCGGAACTCCGGTGGCCGTCATCCCTGTAGCCCGACGGGCAAGCTCGCCAAAGGTGGCAACACCCGCAAGCGTCGCAAGCCCTCGTCGAAGGCGATCATTCGCCGCCGGAAGTCGCGGCGTTATGGTCAGTTGAAGGTTTGACACAGTTAACTGGGCACCCGCACTGCGCGGGTATCATCAAAGGTTGATCCGATGGGGCGGTCGCTGAAGAAGGGTCCTTACGTCGACGAGAAGCTGCTCAAGAAGATTGAGCGGCTCGAGACCGGCGGACGCAAGGAACCGATCAAAACGTGGGCACGACGCTCGACGATCTCGCCAGAGTTCATCGGCCATACGTTCCTCGTGCACAACGGCCGCCATCACGTGCAGGTCTACGTCACCGAGGAAATGGTCGGGCACAAGCTCGGCGAGTTCGCGCCGACGCGTACGTTCCGTGGGCACGGTGCAAAGGGATCGAGGTAACACGACGCGTTTACTCGCGT
This region includes:
- the rplW gene encoding 50S ribosomal protein L23, translated to MAVKNTGIQLEPHQIIVRPLVTEKGTHQSERLNAYSFEVNPNATKYDIRAAVEALWDVRVVDVRTQNRKGKPRRHKMSIGYTRDWKKAIVQLHDEDRISFF
- the rplB gene encoding 50S ribosomal protein L2; amino-acid sequence: MGVRHYKPTSAGRRGASVSDFAEITDRKKRPEKSLTKRLTRKGGRNNQGKITVRHRGGGHRKLYRVIDFKRDKDGIAAKVTYVEYDPNRSARIALLEYEDGDKRYILAPNGLKAGDTIESGEGAEPKVGNCLPLAKIPPGTEIHNIEMQPGRGGQLCRSAGTAAVINAREKQWAQITLPSGEVRRLPSSCRATIGQIGNTDHSKIVLGKAGRKRWKGRRPHVRGTAMNPVAHPMGGGEGRNSGGRHPCSPTGKLAKGGNTRKRRKPSSKAIIRRRKSRRYGQLKV
- the rpsS gene encoding 30S ribosomal protein S19 is translated as MGRSLKKGPYVDEKLLKKIERLETGGRKEPIKTWARRSTISPEFIGHTFLVHNGRHHVQVYVTEEMVGHKLGEFAPTRTFRGHGAKGSR